A stretch of DNA from Roseovarius faecimaris:
GCTGTGGGATACCGGATCGGGCCGCCGTTCCATTGCGCCTGTCGTTGCCCGTTATGGACAGCCCCGCGTGACAGCTTTTCCATCCCACATGCATTTCGATCACCTGGGCGGGATCGGCGATTTCGAGACGGTCATGCTGGCCGATCTGCCGATCCTGCGGGCGCTGGAGGCGGACGGGGTCGTATCCCCGCCCGAACGGATGTTTCTTGGGGCATATGAGGGCCTGACCGCTCCGCGCTTTTCGGTAACGCGCTGGATCGGGCCCGGAGAGACACTTGAGGTCGGTGCGCGGCGGTTCAGCATCGTACACACGCCCGGCCATTCGCCCGATTCCGTTTCGCTCTGGGAGGCGGAGCGCGGCCGTCTCTATGCGGCGGATCTGCTCTATTGCGGAGAACTTTATGCTCAGACCCCGGGGGCAAGCCTGCAGGCCTATGCCGCCACTTTGCGCGACCTGCTGGCATGGTTGCCGAAAGATGTCGAGATCCTCGGAGCGCATGGGCAGCAAGGGCCGGACGGGCATGATGCGCCGCGGCTAAGCTATGGCGATGCCCAGGACGCCTTGAGCGTGATCGAGGCAATCATAGCCGCCGGTCCCCATGACGGAGAACGAAGGATCAATTCACGTATGACCGTGTCATATGCCGCGCCGAGCTTTTCCGGCTGAGCCGCCGGGCGCAGTTCTTTTGCCTGCGAATTCGGGGTCACGCAGCGCTCAAGCGCTGCGCCTCAGCCGTGATCCACCACCTGCAGATGTTGTGCAAGCTTTTCAACTTCGCCAAGGAACCGCGCGACAAGTTTCGGATCACGCGGTGCCGGGCTGACGCCTGCCGGGATTTCACGCGCCAGTACGGCTTCTACCGCCATCGCCACCGGGATCGACACAAGCCGCGCCATCGCCGTGCCGCGGGCGTCGCCCCACGCATCCATCACGAATGTCTTGTGATACACTGGCACGCCGTTCTTCTCGGCCTTCAGCGCCACGCAGAGCACGACGCGGTCCGGCTCGCCTTCGTCATAGGCGTTCTCGGTCCAGAACTGGTTTGACATCTCCCTGAGCCGCGCGTCGCCCGCTTCGCCTTCCAGGGTTTCCACCTCGGCAAACACGTCCTTCCAGGCTTCGGCCCAGCCGTTAAGCCGAAGCGTGCCGCGCACGAATTCCTTCACCCGCCAGCCCGGTTCAAAGCCGTAATCATCCATGAACGGTATGGAATCGCGGTTCGGGTAGACTTCAAAGCTTTCTGGGCTCGCCAGCGGCGCGATATAGGACGAGATCGCATCCCAGGGGCGGGCCACGTTGAGTTCGGTGAACGCCTTGATCGACCGTGACGGCGAGCGCAGCGCCTTCAAGACGCCCAAAGGTGACCAGCTGAACTTGTAGCGAAACGGGTTGGGGTGCTTGGGGATGCCGCCGCAGTAAGAGATAAACGACAGATCGTTCTCGGCATCGAAGGCAGAAGAGGCACGGTAATCGGCCATCAGGTGATGCGCCATCAAATGGTCGATCCCCGGGTCGAGACCGATCTCATTGACAACCGACACACCTTTCAGAAGCGCCTTGCCATGGAGCTCGCGCATCTCGGGTGCGATATAGGAGGACGAGACGAAATGCGCCCCTTTGTTGATGCACATCTCGGCCAGCGGCACATGCCAGTCGCCGGGCAGCATTGACACGATGACGTCACCGGCTTGCGTTTCCGCGGCCAGCGTGTCGAAGTCGAACACCCTGATCCGGTCGGTCAGGTCGCCCACCGCATCGCGCGCCTTCGCCTCGGTCCGGTTCCAGACGCACACCTCATGGCCCGCTTCGATAAGTCGCCTGAGGCCAGGAATGGCCGAAAGGCCCGTGCCGCACCAATGGATTGTCATGTTGTCGCCTCTCCTATTTGAAACGCAATTTCGCCGCGACGATCAGGAGCATCGCCGTGACCGAGCAGATATTGGCAAGTATCAACGGCCAGTCACCAATCATCAAGCCGTAGATCAGCCAAAGGGTGACCGTTGTGAGAAACATCAGATTAGACGGCAGCGACAGGCCCGATGTATCGCGCGTCATCCAGGCTTTCCAGGCTTGGGGTATCCAGCAGATCGTACCGAGCAATGCCGCCAGATAGCCGACATAAAGCGCCATTTCAGGCGTCCCTGATGTGATGTTCGAAGGTGGCTTTGGCCCGGCCCCAGACCCCGCTTTCGATTGCGTCGAGCGAGCGCAGCGTCGGCAACAGCTGGGCGGCATAATCCTCCGAACTTTCAACCGGCAGCAAAGAGGGCAGGTTGTCGATGGCCATCACGTCCAGGGGCGGATCGTTGTGCACGCGCGTGACGGGCGCGGCCCAGCTTGTTGCCTCCGAGTAGACCGGCACCGGATTGTAGTCGCTGTCAGGGTCGCAGGCGACATCGCCGATGACGGTCAGCCTGCGGCTTTCGGCAAGGGCTGACGCGGGTACGAAGACCGGTGTGCCGGGACGTGCGAAGATACAGTTGAAAAAGAGGTCATGCGCCAGGATTTCGGGAAAAGGCCCGCCCGAGGCGGTTT
This window harbors:
- a CDS encoding SemiSWEET family sugar transporter, whose amino-acid sequence is MALYVGYLAALLGTICWIPQAWKAWMTRDTSGLSLPSNLMFLTTVTLWLIYGLMIGDWPLILANICSVTAMLLIVAAKLRFK
- a CDS encoding MBL fold metallo-hydrolase, whose product is MQESLEVPIEAVTLAPGVALAQNWFALRALDDASLAIGEPAYHQCNWSYLLSDCEESLLWDTGSGRRSIAPVVARYGQPRVTAFPSHMHFDHLGGIGDFETVMLADLPILRALEADGVVSPPERMFLGAYEGLTAPRFSVTRWIGPGETLEVGARRFSIVHTPGHSPDSVSLWEAERGRLYAADLLYCGELYAQTPGASLQAYAATLRDLLAWLPKDVEILGAHGQQGPDGHDAPRLSYGDAQDALSVIEAIIAAGPHDGERRINSRMTVSYAAPSFSG
- a CDS encoding saccharopine dehydrogenase family protein, whose amino-acid sequence is MTIHWCGTGLSAIPGLRRLIEAGHEVCVWNRTEAKARDAVGDLTDRIRVFDFDTLAAETQAGDVIVSMLPGDWHVPLAEMCINKGAHFVSSSYIAPEMRELHGKALLKGVSVVNEIGLDPGIDHLMAHHLMADYRASSAFDAENDLSFISYCGGIPKHPNPFRYKFSWSPLGVLKALRSPSRSIKAFTELNVARPWDAISSYIAPLASPESFEVYPNRDSIPFMDDYGFEPGWRVKEFVRGTLRLNGWAEAWKDVFAEVETLEGEAGDARLREMSNQFWTENAYDEGEPDRVVLCVALKAEKNGVPVYHKTFVMDAWGDARGTAMARLVSIPVAMAVEAVLAREIPAGVSPAPRDPKLVARFLGEVEKLAQHLQVVDHG